In Pseudobythopirellula maris, a single window of DNA contains:
- a CDS encoding DUF4339 domain-containing protein, with translation MPLSVACPNGHRFNVADDLVGRRAVCPQCKAPFEIVASPPTASAPTGPATEPPPPTSPPQAPSMGTPQAHAVGPVDPPARWRVRPPTGGEYGPADEATMAGWIAAGRVLNNSLVWRTGWPEWRLAADVADRLPAPLPVGPVAQAPAPPAVESPPPAPTPQTKKPKPSAPMAKPDYELRRRRAARRRRNLSLLLFVVTMALAAVLVVLLNTRS, from the coding sequence ATGCCCCTGAGCGTTGCCTGCCCGAACGGACACCGGTTCAATGTCGCCGACGACCTCGTCGGACGTCGGGCGGTGTGCCCCCAATGCAAGGCGCCGTTCGAGATCGTCGCGTCGCCCCCCACAGCGTCGGCCCCCACAGGGCCGGCGACCGAGCCCCCGCCTCCCACTTCTCCACCACAGGCCCCCTCGATGGGGACGCCGCAGGCCCACGCAGTGGGGCCCGTCGATCCGCCCGCCCGCTGGCGGGTGCGTCCCCCCACAGGCGGCGAGTACGGCCCGGCCGACGAGGCGACAATGGCCGGCTGGATAGCCGCCGGCCGGGTGCTCAACAACTCGTTGGTGTGGCGGACCGGCTGGCCCGAGTGGCGACTGGCGGCCGATGTCGCCGATCGCTTGCCGGCCCCATTGCCTGTCGGTCCCGTCGCGCAGGCGCCGGCGCCGCCGGCGGTCGAATCGCCCCCGCCCGCTCCCACGCCGCAAACGAAAAAGCCCAAGCCATCGGCCCCGATGGCCAAGCCCGACTACGAGTTGCGTCGCCGCCGCGCGGCGCGGCGACGCCGCAACCTCAGCCTGCTGCTCTTCGTCGTCACCATGGCGCTCGCCGCGGTGCTGGTGGTGTTGCTCAACACACGCAGCTGA
- a CDS encoding HIT family protein yields MSGDESSPSSNRLWAPWRLSYIKGAEGDEPSPPEPSAWCDDAVHDCFLCRAAAEYGAPASADRANLVVCRAPGAVALLNRYPYSNGHLLVSPARHVAELGDLTDDEHLALMRLVTRYTTLLAERLTAQGCNVGLNLGRVAGAGVPGHLHWHLVPRWTGDHNFMATTAGARVIPQALDAAWELLCDS; encoded by the coding sequence ATGAGCGGCGACGAAAGCTCGCCATCGAGCAACCGGCTGTGGGCGCCGTGGCGCTTGAGCTACATCAAGGGCGCCGAGGGCGACGAACCGTCGCCACCCGAGCCCTCGGCGTGGTGCGACGACGCCGTGCACGATTGTTTCCTCTGCCGGGCGGCGGCCGAGTACGGCGCCCCCGCCTCGGCCGACAGGGCGAACCTCGTCGTCTGCCGGGCGCCGGGGGCTGTGGCTCTGCTGAACCGCTACCCGTACAGCAACGGCCACCTGCTCGTCTCCCCCGCCCGGCACGTGGCGGAGCTGGGCGACCTGACGGACGACGAGCACCTGGCGCTGATGCGGCTGGTGACGCGTTACACGACGCTGCTCGCCGAGCGGCTCACGGCCCAGGGCTGCAACGTGGGGCTGAACCTCGGCCGCGTCGCCGGCGCCGGCGTGCCGGGCCACCTGCACTGGCACCTCGTGCCGCGTTGGACCGGCGACCACAACTTCATGGCGACCACAGCCGGGGCGCGGGTCATCCCACAGGCGCTCGACGCGGCGTGGGAGCTGCTCTGCGACTCGTAG
- the dgt gene encoding dGTP triphosphohydrolase: MLSAERESLILAPYAMRGADSVGREHAEPGHPYRSPYQRDRDRITHSSAFRRLSHKTQVFTGELGDYHRSRLTHTLEVASVARTLARALRLNEDLVEALALAHDIGHPPFGHAGEGFLDERLADDGGFNHNRQALRIVCLLETRYPRFPGLNLSREVLDGQRRRGDKPARTESRLAPEPFPQTQAQRESPLLEVQIVDAADSIAYDSHDADDALELGLLELGELESVTLWSEAVERVRRRFAALSDAELRRAVIHELIDYQVSDLLTTTQQAIESHSADSIGAVRRAPPLAAPSPEVAEKKLVLESLLFRRVYRHPLVLESRAEAMTVLGERFDRAMEDPDRLPATYQRVARDEGTPRAVADYLSSLTDRAALSAEAHPAV; the protein is encoded by the coding sequence ATGCTCTCCGCCGAACGTGAATCGCTGATCCTCGCGCCGTACGCCATGCGCGGCGCCGACTCGGTGGGCCGCGAGCACGCGGAGCCGGGGCACCCCTACCGGTCGCCTTACCAGCGCGACCGCGACCGCATCACGCACAGCTCGGCCTTCCGCCGACTGAGCCACAAGACGCAGGTCTTCACCGGCGAGCTGGGCGACTACCACCGCTCGCGGCTTACGCACACGCTCGAGGTGGCGTCGGTCGCGCGCACCTTGGCCCGCGCGTTGCGGCTCAACGAGGACTTGGTCGAGGCGCTGGCCCTGGCGCACGACATCGGCCACCCGCCGTTCGGCCACGCCGGCGAGGGGTTTTTGGACGAGCGGCTGGCCGACGACGGCGGGTTCAACCACAACCGCCAGGCGCTGCGGATCGTCTGCCTCTTGGAGACGCGTTACCCGCGGTTCCCGGGGCTCAACCTGTCTCGCGAGGTGCTCGACGGCCAGCGCCGCCGCGGCGACAAGCCGGCGCGGACCGAGAGCCGCCTCGCCCCCGAGCCGTTCCCCCAGACGCAGGCCCAGCGGGAGAGCCCGCTCCTAGAAGTCCAGATCGTCGACGCCGCCGACAGCATCGCCTACGACTCGCACGACGCCGACGACGCCCTGGAGCTCGGCCTGCTCGAGCTCGGCGAGTTGGAGTCGGTCACGCTCTGGAGCGAGGCGGTCGAGCGCGTGCGGCGCCGCTTCGCGGCGCTCTCCGACGCCGAGCTGCGCCGCGCCGTGATCCACGAGCTGATCGACTACCAAGTGAGCGACCTCTTAACCACGACCCAGCAAGCGATCGAGTCGCACAGCGCCGACTCAATCGGCGCCGTCCGCCGGGCGCCGCCGCTCGCGGCGCCGAGCCCCGAGGTGGCGGAGAAGAAGCTCGTGCTCGAGTCGCTGCTGTTCCGCCGCGTCTACCGCCACCCGCTGGTCTTGGAGAGCCGCGCCGAGGCGATGACCGTCCTCGGCGAGCGCTTCGACCGCGCGATGGAAGACCCCGACCGCCTGCCGGCGACCTACCAGCGCGTCGCCCGCGACGAGGGGACGCCCCGCGCTGTGGCTGATTATCTGTCGAGTCTTACGGATCGCGCGGCGTTGTCGGCTGAAGCGCACCCGGCGGTTTGA
- a CDS encoding EVE domain-containing protein, whose protein sequence is MAYYTNLFSPETYEAFSQSDRSVSGFRTTQHKTAKRLKPGDKLICYMTKLSRWIGVLEVESDCYTDDSPVFYGENDPFEVRFRVRPTVWLTKEKCVPIHDDAVWQSLSFTKNTSKQEGGWTGKVRRSLNHLDDEDGEFLEQLLSSQADGGTDYAVDDAEFRKLVSSRIRRADKVVAVTVPEDEDEPSTDDAIRPSYGIQASLAECGERMGFKVWLPRNDRGAVLQKWSPDTDSLIEVLPLNYDDTTLRTIENIDVIWLKGRSIVRAFEVEHTTAVYSGILRMADLLALQPNMDIRLHIVAPESRKQKVFTEIQRPVFSLLERAPLSESCSFISYDAVEELLQMKHLGHLSDSVLEEYSEYAE, encoded by the coding sequence ATGGCCTACTACACCAATCTTTTCTCACCTGAGACTTACGAGGCGTTTAGCCAGTCTGACCGCAGCGTGTCCGGATTTCGCACAACTCAACACAAGACCGCGAAGCGTCTCAAACCCGGCGATAAGCTTATCTGCTACATGACGAAGTTGTCTCGGTGGATAGGAGTTCTCGAAGTTGAGAGCGATTGCTACACGGACGACTCACCAGTGTTCTATGGTGAAAACGATCCGTTTGAAGTTCGCTTTCGCGTTCGCCCAACGGTGTGGCTGACGAAAGAGAAGTGCGTACCGATACACGATGATGCTGTGTGGCAATCCTTATCGTTCACTAAGAACACGAGCAAGCAAGAGGGCGGTTGGACTGGAAAGGTCCGACGAAGTCTGAACCACCTAGACGACGAAGACGGCGAGTTCTTAGAGCAGTTGCTATCCAGCCAAGCCGATGGTGGCACAGACTATGCCGTCGATGATGCTGAGTTTCGTAAGCTGGTCAGTTCACGTATTAGGCGTGCTGATAAAGTCGTTGCGGTGACGGTCCCAGAGGATGAAGACGAACCATCGACGGATGACGCAATTCGACCGTCGTACGGAATTCAGGCATCGCTAGCTGAGTGCGGCGAACGGATGGGCTTCAAGGTCTGGCTGCCACGTAACGATAGAGGGGCCGTGCTGCAAAAGTGGAGTCCCGACACAGATTCGCTAATCGAAGTATTGCCGCTAAACTACGATGATACTACGTTGCGAACTATCGAGAATATCGACGTGATATGGCTCAAAGGACGATCCATCGTCAGGGCGTTTGAGGTTGAGCATACAACAGCGGTCTACTCTGGCATTCTGCGTATGGCCGATTTGCTGGCCCTGCAACCCAACATGGATATCAGGTTGCATATTGTGGCTCCGGAGTCTCGAAAGCAGAAAGTCTTTACCGAGATACAACGCCCAGTGTTCAGCCTGCTAGAGCGGGCGCCGCTCTCTGAAAGCTGTTCCTTTATCTCGTACGACGCTGTAGAGGAACTGCTGCAAATGAAGCACCTTGGGCACCTGTCTGATTCGGTGCTTGAAGAGTATTCAGAGTATGCGGAGTGA
- the fadA gene encoding acetyl-CoA C-acyltransferase FadA: MPTPVIIDAVRTPIGRAHAERGVYRDVRADDLAVAVVRALVERTGVDPTEIDDLLLGCTQQQGEQGTNVARLVALTAGLPASVAGATINRLCGSSLQALNQASHSIRAGGEDVQVVGGVEHMHHYPMNLGVDINPKLFRYTSKGALLMGVTAEFLAQSQGISREAQDAFALRSHERAHTAHEAGEFAAEIVPTYGRDEAGQRVLVTRDQCVRADTSLEALADLKPAFMPVVGTVTAGNSSPLNDGAAAMLVMSKERAEDLGLVPLAEVVATAVAGVDPAVMGAGPVPATLKVLQRAGMTLDDIDLIELNEAFAAQALACTRMLQMSEETVDAKVNVRGGSIAIGHPLGASGARIATTLLHTMIGRNAEVGLATMCIGAGQGVATILRRF, from the coding sequence ATGCCCACCCCCGTCATCATCGACGCCGTCCGCACGCCGATCGGCCGGGCCCACGCCGAGCGCGGCGTCTACCGCGACGTGCGGGCCGACGACCTCGCCGTGGCGGTGGTGCGGGCGCTGGTGGAGCGCACCGGCGTCGATCCAACCGAGATCGACGACCTGCTGCTCGGCTGCACCCAGCAGCAGGGCGAGCAGGGGACGAACGTCGCCCGGCTGGTGGCGCTCACGGCGGGGCTGCCCGCCTCGGTGGCGGGGGCGACGATCAACCGCCTCTGCGGCAGCAGCCTGCAAGCCTTGAATCAGGCGTCCCACAGCATCCGCGCCGGCGGCGAAGACGTGCAGGTCGTCGGCGGTGTGGAGCACATGCACCACTACCCGATGAACCTGGGCGTCGACATCAACCCCAAGCTGTTCCGCTACACCAGCAAGGGCGCCTTGCTGATGGGCGTGACGGCCGAGTTTCTCGCCCAGTCGCAGGGCATCAGCCGCGAGGCGCAAGACGCGTTCGCGCTGCGCAGCCACGAGCGGGCCCACACGGCGCACGAGGCGGGCGAGTTCGCCGCCGAGATCGTCCCCACCTACGGCCGCGACGAGGCGGGCCAGCGGGTGCTCGTCACCCGCGACCAGTGCGTCCGCGCCGACACGAGCCTTGAAGCCTTGGCCGACCTCAAGCCGGCGTTCATGCCGGTCGTCGGCACCGTGACGGCCGGCAACAGCTCGCCGCTGAACGACGGCGCCGCGGCGATGCTCGTGATGTCCAAGGAACGGGCCGAGGACCTCGGCCTCGTGCCGCTGGCCGAGGTGGTGGCCACCGCCGTGGCCGGCGTCGACCCGGCGGTGATGGGCGCCGGCCCGGTCCCCGCCACCCTGAAAGTGCTCCAGCGCGCCGGCATGACCCTGGACGACATCGATCTGATTGAACTCAACGAGGCGTTCGCCGCCCAGGCGCTCGCCTGCACGCGGATGCTTCAGATGAGCGAAGAGACGGTCGACGCGAAGGTGAACGTCCGCGGCGGCTCGATCGCCATCGGCCACCCCTTGGGCGCGAGCGGCGCCCGCATCGCCACCACCCTGCTGCACACGATGATCGGCCGCAACGCCGAAGTGGGCCTCGCGACGATGTGCATCGGCGCGGGCCAGGGCGTGGCGACGATTCTCAGGCGGTTCTAA
- a CDS encoding 3-hydroxyacyl-CoA dehydrogenase NAD-binding domain-containing protein, translated as MATPAQNNAPATRLDLRAGGVAVLTLDCPDRSVNILSTRVMEEIAGRLDELEKQKDLRGLVIVSGKPSGFIAGADLTEFVAGLDQPKDEIVQVSRRGQLLFERLANTPYVTVAAINGLCVGGGAELAVWCDRRVVTESALIGFPEVKLGLFPGWGGTVRAPRIVGLSNAAEMITGGDNVAADEAQAMGLADDVVPNPKKGDDGSPLVDAAVRLIEQEQESKAYLADRERWAGPITQSETELAFLGATASAMVQQKTGGHYPAPMAALELLLEASQQDATAALASEAEAFAPLFGSPVNRALLNVFFLTDRAKKVAGDQPADKDFPRSAAVVGAGIMGQGIAAANVKRCVPVLLSDTRAEALGAGVAGVVREVSYNKKTKSADAGLAIERGALVNAATSPESLAACEVVIEAIIERADAKRELFAALEPHATERTILASNTSTIPITQLAEGLKHPERFCGLHFFNPVRKMPLVEVIRGEKTSDATVAQMAAYARRLGKTPVVVSDGPGFLVNRLLMPYMNEAALMAGEGVPTKAIEKTAKAFGMPMGPLELHDVVGLDTCLHAGRVMAAAFSDRVEPAGAVAAMVEAGRLGQKNGKGFYDWAPGKGGKPPKKTPSAEAGEILKAESSKAKAAGDYDLADRLLMPMLVEATRAVEDGIVPSVRDVDLALILGVGFPPHKGGLFHWADTVGAAEILKRLEPLAPLGKRFEPTEMIKKAAAGGVSFYDMIL; from the coding sequence ATGGCGACCCCGGCGCAAAACAACGCCCCAGCGACTCGGCTCGACCTGCGCGCGGGCGGCGTGGCGGTGCTCACACTCGACTGCCCCGACCGCTCGGTCAACATCCTCTCCACCCGCGTGATGGAGGAGATCGCCGGCCGGCTCGATGAGCTCGAAAAGCAAAAAGACCTCCGCGGCCTGGTGATCGTGAGCGGCAAGCCGAGCGGCTTTATCGCCGGCGCCGACCTCACCGAGTTCGTCGCCGGGCTCGACCAACCGAAGGACGAGATCGTCCAGGTCAGCCGCCGCGGGCAGCTGCTGTTCGAGCGATTGGCGAATACGCCGTATGTCACCGTGGCCGCGATCAACGGGCTGTGCGTCGGCGGCGGGGCGGAGCTCGCCGTGTGGTGTGACCGCCGCGTCGTGACCGAGTCGGCCCTGATCGGGTTCCCCGAAGTGAAGCTCGGCCTCTTCCCCGGCTGGGGCGGCACGGTGCGGGCGCCGCGGATCGTGGGCCTGTCGAACGCCGCGGAGATGATCACTGGCGGCGATAATGTGGCGGCCGACGAAGCGCAGGCGATGGGCCTGGCGGACGACGTCGTCCCGAACCCGAAGAAGGGCGACGACGGCTCGCCCCTGGTCGACGCCGCCGTCAGGCTGATCGAGCAGGAACAAGAATCGAAGGCGTACCTCGCCGACCGCGAGCGCTGGGCCGGGCCGATCACGCAGAGCGAGACCGAGCTCGCGTTCCTCGGCGCCACGGCGAGCGCCATGGTTCAGCAGAAGACCGGCGGGCATTACCCGGCGCCGATGGCCGCCTTGGAGCTGCTGCTCGAGGCGTCGCAACAGGACGCGACGGCGGCCCTGGCAAGCGAAGCCGAGGCGTTCGCCCCGCTGTTCGGCTCGCCGGTGAACCGGGCGCTGCTGAACGTCTTCTTCCTCACCGACCGGGCGAAGAAGGTCGCCGGCGATCAGCCGGCCGACAAGGATTTCCCGCGATCGGCCGCCGTCGTCGGCGCCGGCATCATGGGCCAAGGCATCGCCGCGGCCAACGTGAAACGGTGCGTGCCGGTGCTGCTCTCCGACACGAGGGCCGAAGCGCTCGGCGCCGGTGTGGCCGGCGTGGTCCGCGAAGTCTCGTACAACAAAAAGACCAAATCGGCCGACGCCGGCCTCGCCATCGAACGCGGCGCTCTGGTCAACGCCGCCACCTCGCCCGAGTCGCTCGCCGCGTGCGAGGTCGTCATCGAGGCGATCATCGAGCGGGCCGATGCGAAACGCGAGCTGTTCGCCGCGCTTGAGCCGCACGCCACCGAGCGGACCATCCTGGCGTCGAACACCTCGACGATCCCGATCACCCAGCTCGCCGAAGGGCTCAAACATCCGGAGCGTTTCTGCGGCCTGCACTTCTTCAACCCCGTGCGGAAAATGCCGCTCGTGGAGGTGATCCGCGGAGAGAAGACCTCCGACGCCACCGTCGCCCAGATGGCCGCCTACGCCCGCCGGCTCGGCAAGACGCCGGTCGTCGTCAGCGACGGCCCCGGGTTCCTCGTCAACCGCCTGCTCATGCCGTACATGAACGAGGCGGCGCTGATGGCGGGCGAGGGCGTTCCGACCAAGGCGATCGAGAAGACGGCCAAGGCGTTCGGCATGCCGATGGGCCCGCTCGAGCTGCACGACGTGGTCGGTCTCGACACCTGCCTGCACGCCGGTCGCGTGATGGCCGCCGCCTTCAGCGACCGTGTCGAGCCGGCGGGCGCCGTCGCCGCGATGGTCGAGGCGGGCCGCTTGGGCCAGAAGAACGGCAAAGGTTTTTACGACTGGGCGCCCGGCAAAGGGGGCAAGCCGCCCAAGAAGACGCCGAGCGCCGAGGCGGGCGAGATCCTGAAAGCTGAGAGCAGCAAGGCTAAAGCCGCCGGCGACTACGACCTCGCCGATCGCCTGCTGATGCCGATGCTGGTCGAGGCGACCCGGGCCGTCGAAGACGGCATCGTGCCGAGCGTGCGCGACGTCGACCTCGCGCTGATCCTCGGCGTCGGCTTCCCGCCCCACAAGGGCGGCCTGTTCCACTGGGCCGACACCGTCGGCGCCGCCGAGATCCTGAAACGCCTCGAGCCGCTGGCCCCGTTGGGCAAACGGTTCGAGCCAACCGAGATGATCAAGAAAGCCGCCGCGGGCGGCGTGAGTTTTTACGACATGATCCTGTGA
- a CDS encoding DUF4430 domain-containing protein encodes MDTTPSTAQPTRSWRLPAALLLVLLMVLLARAWAPALQSGVATPPALDPAAVVGVVTLAAEVDGEPPAPLPPEVEASVGAETTALDALLAAGRESDAWRVEYRGEGAMAFVESIGGATNEGPDGRNWRFEVNGVEADRGAGATPVSPGDRVLWRFTQFQ; translated from the coding sequence ATGGACACCACGCCGTCAACCGCCCAACCGACCCGCTCCTGGCGCCTGCCTGCGGCGCTGCTGCTTGTTTTGCTGATGGTGCTACTGGCCCGGGCGTGGGCGCCCGCCTTGCAGAGCGGCGTCGCGACGCCGCCGGCACTCGATCCGGCCGCTGTGGTCGGCGTGGTTACCCTCGCCGCCGAGGTCGATGGGGAGCCCCCCGCCCCCCTTCCGCCCGAGGTCGAGGCCTCGGTCGGGGCCGAGACGACCGCGCTCGACGCCCTGCTGGCGGCGGGCCGCGAGTCGGACGCCTGGCGCGTCGAATACCGCGGCGAGGGGGCGATGGCGTTCGTCGAGTCGATCGGCGGCGCCACGAACGAGGGCCCCGACGGCCGCAACTGGCGGTTTGAGGTCAACGGCGTCGAGGCGGACCGCGGCGCCGGCGCCACGCCTGTCTCGCCGGGGGACCGAGTCTTGTGGCGGTTCACCCAATTTCAGTAG
- a CDS encoding DUF6580 family putative transport protein, whose amino-acid sequence MPALRARSTEIAVFALLVAIGVAGRWGQPDWCVTPLAAVGLFAGRYFASRSVAMLVPLTAMLVSDLALPAYANRGVMLAVYAAMVLPPLLGRLLRNDRLSRPAWLGRLAAGAVAPSVVFFLVTNFAYWSLGSLYPHTGAGLMACYAAAVPFFRAMLTGDVVYTALVFGAAMLAGMRAPQAAPARG is encoded by the coding sequence ATGCCCGCCCTCCGCGCCCGCTCGACTGAAATCGCCGTTTTCGCGTTGCTCGTGGCGATCGGCGTTGCCGGCCGCTGGGGCCAGCCCGACTGGTGCGTCACGCCGCTGGCGGCCGTCGGCCTGTTCGCGGGACGCTACTTCGCCAGCCGCTCGGTCGCGATGCTCGTGCCGCTCACAGCGATGCTCGTCTCCGACCTGGCGTTGCCCGCCTACGCCAACCGCGGCGTGATGCTCGCCGTGTACGCCGCCATGGTGCTCCCGCCGCTGCTAGGCCGGTTGCTCCGCAACGACCGCCTGTCGCGCCCCGCTTGGCTCGGTCGCTTGGCGGCCGGCGCCGTCGCGCCCTCGGTCGTGTTCTTTCTCGTGACGAACTTCGCGTACTGGTCGCTCGGCAGCCTCTACCCGCACACCGGCGCAGGGCTCATGGCGTGCTACGCGGCGGCCGTGCCGTTCTTCCGGGCGATGCTCACGGGCGACGTGGTCTACACGGCGCTGGTGTTCGGCGCGGCGATGCTCGCCGGCATGCGGGCGCCGCAAGCGGCGCCGGCCCGCGGCTAA